A genomic stretch from Schistosoma haematobium chromosome 4, whole genome shotgun sequence includes:
- the CHRM5_2 gene encoding Muscarinic acetylcholine receptor M5 (EggNog:ENOG410V7ZZ~COG:T): MYVKMNLLFCLLQNILSCIIFLHYEFYTVKSENRIAVRNNGVKFSQFKSFFDVSPDYLKWSENQRAQLESITNNLASNKTPHIMEPLINPLKQSSITHSDFIHSANKRTSKQAPGEDKNTINSDIEISNSSSVIDESNEGNITASTVVYSGTTSVILALLTAIVSFITIVGNILVLISFFVERTLRTASNYFIASLAVTDVLIGFFSMNFYTLYLLLGRWPLGRLSCDLWLSLDYTACLTSQYTVLIITIDRFCSVRIPAKYRNWRTERKILILVAVTWIIPSSVFFTTIMGWPYFHTDGNPRPDDECYAEFATDPIFNTVFTVCYFWVTLCVMLVLYVGIYRVAADLQKRSDEKRNRVSGLITNSTQNNKTTTHMMLNNQRASSHGMNQKITNNNNYPYNSSIGGLGDSSGFDSDEGKSDPVKQNPLSKTNKLGEKQNRQITKMSAEPQTEKAFVALPRIEARCDIAPSVLGATGIIPTKPKICDLSKANPDGLNEVPETDLGYICPTSVMVSKSLGLVISSPVLTDDDSGLEVNDCHSALPKKVQELPIPLSYDCLNEKESSPVSEKEDRSANYKTEHKKERKSEAPIDSDYQKRVMEQFKQRMSALANQKTTARVTDHTKVNNQPSNQSLLKCKQTNNHSRLTLNTSNFSESTSSKGTENTTNNTHNYDAHTTVYPANSKSQFCRSNIDCCNSAELETNLQTPLYVNNSSPIWKSRPLCCDGIVSAPCSVRSYQYSNRRIEECMSQQECIICMRQQQQQDSDTLQSSSSFGDFGGPIVCDEKCLCHSQAFDHRKTSLNISFRSRLLFYLQSIKLKIHNENIVEHVKKSFIRRKSKHKNIERGRRENRARKALRTITFIMGAFVICWTPYHIVIMIKGICDDIQKKYTCVNDIFYSVTYWLCYMNSPINPFCYALANAQFKKTFLRIFRGDFRRL, encoded by the coding sequence ATGTATGTGAAGATGAATCTATTGTTTTGTTTGcttcaaaatattttatctTGTATTATATTTCTTCACTATGAGTTTTATACCGTGAAAAGTGAGAACAGAATAGCAGTACGAAACAATGGGGTGAAATTTTCACAATTCAAATCATTTTTTGATGTATCGCCGGATTATCTCAAATGGTCTGAGAATCAACGTGCACAACTAGAATCAATTACAAATAATCTAGCATCAAACAAAACGCCTCACATCATGGAACCTTTAATTAACCCATTAAAGCAATCTTCAATAACTCATAGTGATTTTATACATAGTGCAAATAAACGAACATCGAAACAAGCACCTGGTGAGGATAAAAATACTATTAACTCTGATATCGAAATATCAAACTCTAGTTCTGTGATCGATGAATCTAATGAGGGTAATATTACGGCATCTACTGTAGTCTACTCAGGAACAACGTCAGTTATACTAGCATTACTAACAGCCATAGTTAGTTTTATCACAATTGTTGGAAATATACTagttcttatttctttttttgtggAGAGAACATTACGAACAGCATCAAATTACTTCATAGCTTCATTAGCTGTGACAGATGTACTGATTGgatttttttcaatgaatttttatACTTTATACCTTCTTCTTGGACGGTGGCCTTTAGGAAGACTTTCGTGTGATTTGTGGCTAAGTTTAGATTACACAGCCTGTTTAACCTCCCAATACACAGTACTAATCATCACTATTGACAGATTTTGTTCAGTTCGTATACCTGCAAAGTACAGAAACTGGAGAACTGAAAGAAAGATTCTAATACTAGTTGCTGTTACGTGGATTATACCATCATCTGTATTTTTTACCACAATAATGGGCTGGCCTTACTTTCACACTGATGGTAATCCTAGACCAGACGATGAATGCTATGCAGAATTTGCAACAGATCCGATATTTAACACTGTTTTTACCGTGTGCTATTTTTGGGTTACTTTGTGTGTGATGTTAGTTTTATATGTTGGTATATACCGTGTAGCTGCTGATTTACAAAAGCGTAGTGACGAAAAACGAAATCGTGTTTCCGGCCTTATTACTAACAGTacacaaaataataaaacaaccaCGCATATGATGTTGAACAATCAAAGAGCTTCATCTCACGGTATGAACcaaaaaattacaaataataacaaCTATCCGTATAATAGTAGCATTGGCGGTTTAGGAGATTCGTCTGGTTTCGATTCAGACGAAGGTAAATCAGACCCTGTAAAACAAAATCCTTTGtcgaaaacaaacaaacttggGGAAAAGCAGAATAGACAAATCACCAAAATGTCAGCTGAACCACAAACCGAGAAAGCTTTTGTTGCATTACCGAGGATTGAAGCTAGATGTGACATTGCGCCAAGTGTCCTAGGAGCGACTGGTATTATTCCTACGAAACCAAAAATTTGTGATTTATCTAAAGCTAATCCTGATGGATTAAATGAAGTTCCAGAAACTGATCTAGGTTATATTTGTCCAACATCCGTTATGGTAAGTAAAAGTCTCGGTCTTGTAATCAGTTCACCAGTTTTGACAGATGACGATAGTGGACTTGAAGTAAATGACTGCCATTCAGCTTTGCCAAAGAAAGTGCAAGAGTTACCTATACCACTATCATatgattgtttaaatgaaaaagaatcaaGCCCAGTATCAGAAAAGGAGGATCGATCAGCCAACTATAAAACAGAacacaaaaaagaaagaaaaagtgaAGCACCCATTGACTCAGATTATCAGAAACGTGTTATGGAACAATTCAAACAAAGAATGTCAGCTTTAGCTAATCAAAAAACAACAGCCCGAGTTACAGACCACACAAAAGTAAATAATCAACCATCTAATCAAAGTTTGTTAAAATGTAAGCAAACTAACAATCACTCTCGATTAACACTGAATACTTCAAATTTTTCTGAGTCAACGTCATCAAAAGGTACTGAAAATACTACAAATAACACTCACAATTACGATGCTCACACAACAGTTTATCCTGCAAATTCAAAATCACAATTTTGCAGAAGCAACATAGACTGTTGTAACTCTGCAGAGTTAGAAACTAACTTGCAAACACCATTGTATGTAAATAACTCATCTCCTATCTGGAAATCTCGCCCTTTGTGCTGTGATGGAATAGTCAGTGCACCATGTTCAGTTAGAAGTTACCAATATTCAAATAGACGAATTGAAGAATGTATGAGCCAGcaagaatgtataatatgtatgCGTCAACAGCAACAACAGGATTCTGATACATTACAATCAAGTTCCAGTTTTGGAGATTTCGGTGGTCCAATTGTATGTGATGAAAAATGTCTATGTCATTCTCAGGCTTTTGATCATCGGAAAACATCGTTAAATATTTCTTTCAGATcacgtttattattttatttacaatcaattaaattaaaaatacataatGAAAATATTGTGGAGCATGTGAAAAAATCATTTATTCGTAGAAAATCAAAGCATAAAAATATTGAACGTGGTCGACGTGAAAATCGTGCACGTAAAGCATTAAGAACAATCACATTTATAATGGGTGCTTTTGTTATATGTTGGACACCATATCATATAGTGATAATGATTAAAGGTATATGCGATGATATTCAAAAAAAATATACCTGTGTAAATGATATATTCTATAGTGTAACTTATTGGTTATGTTATATGAATTCACCAATTAATCCATTCTGTTATGCATTAGCAAATGcacaatttaaaaaaacatttctacGTATATTTCGTGGTGATTTTAGAAGATTATAA